Proteins encoded within one genomic window of Anaerolineae bacterium:
- a CDS encoding FHA domain-containing protein: protein MSQASLHYNNRSIALNNQQITIGRHPQNSLYLEDPNVSRQHAVLVHQNGRWIVYDQGSSHGTYVNGQRLLKPHALKSGDRIQIGATVLVFQGQAQAQPWQQPTSFGAPPLHRANKFDLQHFWQSLTQNRKFSVSGTLLVLFCFFLPWTRLSCAGQTRDFSGYQMAAGLEGQSGITYLWLAPIAAITVLVLIYLRYSGRRQGPQASARWELGASGVGLLATLWLVISPPGVYHQAKQIGLEISLLLGYWGTLAGFLLAVWGSYKNYKEKG, encoded by the coding sequence ATGAGTCAGGCATCGCTTCATTACAATAACCGGTCAATTGCCTTAAATAACCAGCAAATAACCATTGGGCGTCACCCTCAAAATAGCCTTTACCTGGAAGACCCCAACGTATCGCGGCAGCATGCCGTACTGGTTCATCAAAACGGCCGATGGATAGTGTATGACCAGGGCAGCTCGCACGGCACTTATGTAAACGGGCAACGCCTGCTTAAGCCTCATGCCCTAAAATCCGGTGACCGGATTCAGATTGGGGCCACGGTATTGGTTTTTCAGGGGCAGGCTCAGGCCCAGCCCTGGCAGCAGCCCACCAGTTTTGGCGCGCCCCCGCTTCACCGGGCCAACAAGTTTGATTTACAACATTTTTGGCAAAGTTTAACCCAAAACCGAAAGTTTTCGGTTTCCGGCACGCTGTTGGTTTTGTTTTGCTTTTTTCTGCCCTGGACGCGTTTATCGTGCGCCGGTCAAACTCGAGACTTTAGCGGTTATCAAATGGCCGCCGGCCTGGAAGGGCAAAGTGGCATTACTTACCTCTGGTTGGCGCCTATAGCGGCCATAACCGTTTTAGTGTTGATTTACTTGCGGTACAGCGGCCGCCGGCAGGGACCGCAGGCTTCCGCCCGGTGGGAGTTAGGCGCATCCGGCGTGGGGCTGCTGGCGACCCTCTGGCTGGTTATTAGCCCTCCCGGTGTTTACCATCAGGCCAAACAAATAGGGCTGGAGATCAGTTTATTGTTGGGATATTGGGGCACGCTGGCGGGATTTCTGTTAGCTGTGTGGGGCAGTTATAAGAATTATAAAGAAAAGGGTTGA
- a CDS encoding protein kinase, producing MFEEGQIIANRYKILNELGRGGMGAVYRVQDTQLNRVAALKVLAPHLAWDQKFVQRFSREAQLAASLQHPNIITIFDVNQEDDRHYIAMEFVGGRTLDKVTQTQGLPALPQISVWLNQIAAALDHAHAHRMVHRDVKPANIILRNDGRIVLTDFGIAWHRDSTRITTEQGSVGTPFYASPEQIKGQEPTVQSDIYSLGVVIYELLAGQPPFVGDTMAVLYAHVHEPLPSIRAARPDVPKAVEKVLAQALAKDPATRFASAGALARAFAAACGVSGEVGQYTPPPISAQGTVPDEPPTTVWDSSVLGPYPAPNKKRRKSNLLVVAAALLAVACVAGMVTTVVLLGRDKEPETGTATAIAGEGQMKISLEVKKTTIPAATPTTPVVTVAKPISKITSTESSEGGKELPRPGDATPTGEMAAGIAGEKWQPLTSNLNLPGDTRQEHLTLAADSSGRLAVGWLQPETGLLVTASEDRGQNWTAARRIPITTNRPDEAILTPLADNWLVYDEQGRLFAVWVEKSGGTTKVFSSLSPNNGGSWKAPVVVNDESRPADRYGANLISLGSERLGAAWVETKGASFDLYFAASQKDSETWSSNEKLAGSGSPIIPGNVVRFEDSLCLAWVEQNEDRDQLYMITSRDLGQTWSAPQKIITETGTTYSPPYLTALAEDKFLMIVSSQAGQGEDDQQSGVLAALLETGAGSHPELNWLSDDNGKQAGRWEDVSLVRGDNNVFYATWLDDRDGELKAYLSRSINGQQWSPNIPLTISRNRLVTDLWLAAGPEGAIFAAGHIVTGDEQKTAQPFLAQSSPNPELELANLPTATPLPTKTSPPPSSVNSDGGTYLLTYSKWDGQFHNAYIADTNGKNERLIMHRVAGPSWSPDGKRLFFFGEQGVNQQITIDGRVDCEFGTISGGIVAIDVPPTGDICAVYYGVWSCERKQVDVHLPPGDVCEQAGYRVFQNLDWKEGSARWANVSPDGQAVAYDARPGGDYRIYFRSLADNPLYRFELVGEQGDWSPDGERLVYRSGRDNKQGLWISNRDDSGHINLTLHGTDSFPAWSPDGRAIAFSREVDGNMDIYTINVDGSNLQRLTDAPGPDTLPTYTPGGGIIFRSARSGSWGIWKMNGAGAGQTEIIANAGIHPQEWAKSRMDVQ from the coding sequence ATGTTTGAAGAAGGCCAAATCATCGCCAATCGTTACAAGATTTTGAATGAACTGGGGCGGGGCGGCATGGGGGCTGTTTATCGGGTGCAGGATACGCAGTTGAACCGGGTGGCCGCGTTAAAAGTGCTGGCCCCTCACCTGGCCTGGGACCAAAAATTTGTGCAGCGGTTTAGCAGGGAAGCGCAGTTGGCCGCCAGCCTCCAACATCCCAACATCATTACTATTTTTGATGTGAATCAGGAGGATGACCGGCACTATATTGCCATGGAATTTGTGGGCGGGCGCACCCTGGACAAAGTGACACAAACTCAGGGTTTGCCCGCCTTGCCCCAAATTTCTGTCTGGCTCAATCAAATTGCCGCGGCCCTGGACCACGCCCACGCTCACCGCATGGTTCACCGTGATGTGAAACCGGCCAATATTATTTTGCGCAACGACGGCCGGATTGTTTTAACCGACTTTGGCATTGCCTGGCATCGTGATTCTACCCGCATCACCACCGAACAGGGCAGCGTGGGCACGCCTTTTTACGCCTCGCCTGAACAGATCAAAGGGCAAGAACCCACCGTTCAATCAGATATTTATTCCCTGGGCGTTGTTATTTATGAATTGCTGGCCGGACAACCACCCTTTGTGGGGGACACAATGGCCGTGTTGTACGCTCACGTGCATGAACCGCTGCCTTCTATTCGCGCCGCCCGGCCAGATGTGCCCAAAGCGGTGGAGAAGGTGTTGGCCCAGGCTTTGGCCAAAGACCCCGCCACACGTTTTGCTTCGGCCGGCGCTCTGGCCCGGGCCTTTGCCGCCGCTTGTGGCGTTTCAGGTGAAGTCGGGCAATATACCCCTCCGCCCATTTCTGCACAGGGAACCGTGCCGGATGAACCGCCCACAACGGTTTGGGATAGTTCTGTACTCGGCCCTTATCCGGCCCCCAACAAGAAACGGCGCAAAAGTAACCTGCTCGTTGTGGCCGCCGCTTTGCTGGCTGTAGCGTGCGTGGCCGGAATGGTGACAACGGTCGTATTACTGGGTAGGGATAAAGAACCGGAAACAGGCACGGCAACAGCTATAGCGGGCGAGGGGCAAATGAAGATTTCCTTAGAGGTCAAAAAGACAACTATCCCTGCCGCTACTCCAACCACTCCTGTTGTTACGGTAGCCAAGCCTATTTCTAAAATAACCTCTACCGAGAGTTCAGAGGGGGGGAAAGAATTACCCCGTCCAGGTGACGCTACTCCAACCGGAGAAATGGCGGCAGGTATTGCCGGTGAAAAATGGCAACCTTTAACCTCTAATTTAAATTTGCCCGGCGACACGCGGCAAGAGCACCTCACCCTTGCCGCCGACTCTTCCGGCCGGTTGGCCGTGGGCTGGCTGCAGCCGGAAACCGGCCTGCTAGTGACCGCCAGCGAAGACCGGGGCCAAAACTGGACGGCGGCGCGGCGCATACCCATAACAACCAACCGGCCTGATGAAGCGATCTTAACCCCACTGGCCGATAATTGGTTAGTTTATGATGAACAGGGCCGCCTGTTTGCTGTTTGGGTTGAAAAATCGGGGGGTACTACAAAAGTATTCAGCAGTTTAAGCCCCAATAACGGCGGCTCCTGGAAAGCGCCGGTAGTGGTCAACGACGAATCCCGGCCGGCTGATCGCTATGGAGCTAACCTCATTTCCCTGGGGTCGGAGCGGTTGGGCGCGGCGTGGGTTGAAACCAAGGGCGCTTCTTTTGACCTTTACTTTGCTGCAAGTCAAAAAGATAGTGAAACCTGGAGCAGCAATGAAAAACTGGCCGGTTCCGGCAGCCCCATCATTCCCGGCAATGTTGTTCGATTTGAAGACTCGCTTTGCCTGGCCTGGGTGGAGCAGAACGAGGACAGAGACCAACTTTATATGATCACCTCCCGCGATTTGGGCCAAACCTGGAGCGCGCCTCAAAAAATTATTACTGAAACAGGGACAACGTATAGCCCGCCTTACTTAACCGCGCTGGCCGAGGATAAATTTTTGATGATTGTATCCTCGCAAGCAGGCCAGGGAGAAGATGACCAACAATCGGGTGTTTTGGCCGCCCTACTGGAAACCGGCGCCGGATCTCATCCCGAATTGAATTGGCTCAGTGATGACAATGGCAAACAGGCCGGCCGGTGGGAGGATGTGAGTTTGGTCAGGGGAGACAACAACGTTTTTTACGCCACCTGGCTGGACGATAGGGACGGCGAACTGAAAGCCTATTTATCACGCAGTATCAACGGCCAACAGTGGTCTCCCAATATTCCCCTAACAATCAGCCGTAACCGGCTCGTGACCGATCTGTGGTTAGCGGCCGGGCCTGAGGGGGCTATTTTTGCCGCAGGCCATATCGTTACAGGCGACGAACAGAAAACGGCGCAACCGTTTTTGGCCCAAAGCAGTCCAAACCCTGAGTTGGAGCTGGCCAACCTGCCCACGGCCACGCCGCTGCCCACTAAAACGTCCCCTCCGCCCTCGTCGGTTAACAGCGATGGCGGAACTTACCTGCTGACCTATTCCAAATGGGACGGCCAGTTTCACAATGCCTATATTGCCGATACAAACGGCAAAAATGAACGGTTAATTATGCACCGGGTGGCCGGGCCTTCCTGGTCGCCTGACGGGAAGCGCCTCTTTTTCTTTGGAGAGCAGGGCGTAAACCAACAAATCACTATAGACGGGCGGGTGGATTGTGAGTTTGGCACCATTAGCGGGGGCATTGTGGCTATTGATGTGCCGCCTACAGGCGATATTTGCGCCGTATATTACGGCGTCTGGTCTTGCGAGCGAAAGCAGGTGGACGTGCATTTGCCACCCGGTGATGTATGCGAACAGGCCGGATATAGAGTATTTCAAAATCTTGACTGGAAAGAAGGCAGCGCGCGTTGGGCCAATGTGTCGCCGGATGGGCAAGCAGTGGCCTACGACGCCCGGCCGGGCGGGGATTACCGTATTTATTTTAGAAGCTTGGCCGATAATCCGCTGTATCGTTTTGAACTGGTGGGGGAGCAAGGCGATTGGTCGCCCGATGGGGAGCGTTTGGTCTATCGTTCTGGACGAGACAACAAGCAGGGTTTGTGGATTTCTAACCGGGATGATTCAGGCCATATCAATCTTACCTTGCACGGCACCGATTCATTTCCGGCCTGGTCGCCAGATGGCCGCGCCATTGCCTTTAGCCGCGAGGTGGATGGCAATATGGATATTTACACCATCAATGTAGATGGTTCCAATTTGCAACGTTTGACCGACGCGCCCGGCCCTGATACCTTGCCCACGTATACGCCCGGCGGCGGCATTATCTTTCGCAGCGCCCGTTCCGGCAGTTGGGGTATCTGGAAAATGAACGGTGCCGGCGCCGGTCAAACGGAGATCATTGCCAATGCGGGCATTCATCCCCAAGAGTGGGCCAAAAGCCGAATGGACGTGCAGTAG